The region AGGGCGCTGACCgatgagctgcagagctgctttaAGAGGGCGACGCACCTCTACAGGATGGTGAGGATCAGCTCAATAACTTCAACCAAAGAAGATCTGAACAGCATTTAAATGATCATTATAAATTATTCCAGCAGGCTGAGAGCCGCGTGTGATCAGCAGTAAAAGTTAACATGAATGTTCTTCCTCCAGGTGAGTGGCTCCGCTGTAGATGACTCCGCCCCCCATCAGTGTCAGATGTCTCTCCTCCTATCAGAGGCCTTCCAGGCCATGAGGACAGAGCTGGACTCTTTGCCGCTCGGCACGCCGAGCATGCTGGGAGCAGTGGTGGAGGTGAAGACAGCGGCTCTGCTGGAGGAGTactctctgctcctcctgcaggcgGTCCACAGGAGGATCAACAACACGACCTGACGCTGCTCAGGAGCATCTCTGTCTCCACCTAAGACCTGTCCTGAGTTTACCTTCACTTCTAGTCTTTCTTGTCTGACGAGTTGGGAAACAGACTGAAGTTACAGCGTGTTTTTCTACTCTTGTGCAAAAAACTTTGCACTTCAAGCCTTGTTCATCAGTTCATACATTCACCCTGCACTACTATCCTACACCTCCAGGCCCCGAGTCACTGACAGTTCAcagtgtttgggttttttgctCCAGTTTTCTGAATCATTTGCACCTATTCGTGTTGGATTCATACGGCCAACAATGCCGATTATAAGCCCATCCAGTTCAGCAGGTGGGGccattttgcactttttaaatgtcagaacaCTGCGGTCCTCTCGGCAGAatctgtcacaaacacagcaggtacagaagtgacagaaagagaaaaatgtctttaaaactgcaCGAACATCCGCCTGCATCGGGGAGGGTGTTTCTAAAGGTGGCATCTCACTGGGTTGTGGCGAGTTAGCATCCGATTTTTGAGActagttggagactcaaaattgccAGAAAATACGCAAATTTTCCGCtgcagtttcattaaattctgagTGCGAGCAGCGAGCCGTGCGGCCTCATTTTCAGCAGCAAATTCTTGAAAATAACGTCTTATTTTCATGTGGATGATTGACATAATATTTAGGTCCTTAAAAGCGTCAAAGAAACGGTGTAGCCTTATTTGAAGGGAAGTTCAGAGTTTCATTCCCTGCCAGGTAAGATGGAGGGGTTGTTTTCCCCAAAAGGAGGCGGAGCTTAGCACACCCCAGCAAAAGTCAGCCTGTGGaatgctgcagctcagtgagatccCACCTTCATCGCTGCAGTCACGTCTTTTCACtcgataaaataaaaagtgggttTCTGATTTTTATCAGACCAGACCAGAAGCCCCTCGCCCTCAGCATGGCTGCATGGGATAATTATCTtgcaaaatatttactttaaatgaagTTTGTGAATGGATGCGAAGCACTTTGTGTTGAAACGTTTTATAATCGTAAGCGTTTGTAATCTAAAGGTAAAattgaaaaagctgtattttgtgGACTTTTTTGACAATTTATCTGTTCAGATGCAACAATGTCTGACGCTCGACACTGGAACGGAGGGTGAATTCTATTTTCCTGACATGCCTGCCCTCTTTTTGTGAGGGCAGCAGTGCAGCAGggttctcctcttcctctgtttcttctCCTAGTTGCCACCGGCTCTGAGGAAACCGTAAACAGCTTATGCCAACTTTCATGCTGGGTGAGTTTTTCCTCTAAATCTGTGgtgcccagtcctggtcctggaggaccaccatcctgcaggtttcaggtgtttctctgctctgactcacctgaacTGAATGACTGAGTCATTAACAGCCTTCTGTAGAACCTGAAgatctgctgaggagcagagaaacatctaaaacctgcaggatgaaggtcctccaggaccaggactggacaccactgcaaTAAATGCTGCATAAAATTGAAATGTGGGCAGACTGCGTCAGCACAGAGAGACGCTTTGGTTGGCAGCGCAGTTTGAGGCGCACCACTCCCTTTGTGAATGGGCCCACAGAAGACCCACTCCATTGATGAGTCCAGGCCTTGGTGCACATCGGAAGCAAAGAAGAGTCCGGTGTTTCTGGAATCTAATTTACTCTGATTTGTGAACACTACCTCCTGatctacttttaaaaagcaatttacGGCGACTGAAACATGGACGTTTGGAATTGTTTTCCCCATTATTATTTCTTGAGGTGGACTGCTGGGTTTGGTACCAGCGCCCCGCTACTCTGAGCCGGATTAACAGTtggagaagatggatggatggattcctAACGTTCCTGCTGACTGTTGGAAGGAACCTTAAGACTGAAGGTCTTACAGATTATTGCTTGCTGTAGAGGTTAGTtcccaaaaaaaagagaaactttttCAACAAACGAGGGCAATATGAGACTTTGTGAACAAACTTGacttgttttttgattttaatgttcTTCCACTTGAATCTAAAATGTTCAGCATGActggtttctgctgtttttttaaatgatccaacagaaatgttgtatttattgTGTTGAGCTGTTACACTACTGATCAACtgactgttgtgttttcttaagTCTTAATTTGAGCCTTAATGCACATTTTAATAACCTTTTTCCTGGACACTACGGGGTTTATTGGGGTAAATTTGACAAACTTGATCACAGAGATGTCAAAGTTCTGCTTGGAAtggtttttgtcacatttaataaagtttcacattttgtctgatATTTGAGTTATTTCCCTTGGTGAACCATCTGAAAACTCTGAGTTAATACTTAATTTAGTTATTTAAGATATATATTATAGCTTTTTTTGGTCTATAATAAAACAAGCTTgttcctgttttccttttcttgtgtTAGACTGGTTCTGTGTtggggaaatttaaaaaaaataaccactcagatgtttttgtttgctatttttaggcAGAATTTATTCTGACTCAACCTGTACTTGTCTCAGAAGGCCCTGGTCAGAGTAACAAACTagagaaacagcatttttgtaAATGCTGAGTTAAGAATGACTTCAAATCTGCTGAAAAAGCTCAAACTTagttgttaaaactaaataaagccAAACACGAGCTAAAATTTTAAGTTAGCAAAAGTTGGGTAAAAGCCataagtagcaaaatgctagctaaaagctaaaaaccaGTAAAgtgagctaaaagcaaaaataaaggCTTGTTGCaaagagaatatttttaaaaaactgatttgatctcattgtgtttatatgggaaaaatgtttaaaataaagtctaatgtgttttttttaattataaaagtttcaaaacctAAAGGTCAAATCAAAAGATTgcaataaaagtgcaaaaataaaaacaaaagaacataaaaataatatgatGCAATAAGATTAATGCAGGATGGACAGTTTcatcaaccaatcagatttGGAGTTGTAGCCAGGGGGGCAGGGCTAAGGTATGCTAAAGGCTAAAGCTAGCTAAGCTAGCAGGTTCGCTACCTTCAGTTACTCTGAAAAGGCAGCAGTTGGATATGATATCGTGACAGAATTATTATTGGTGGGTTTATTAAAGTTACCGCTCAATAAAAAcagtaactttattttaaaaagccgCTCATTACCCGAACATTTGGCGATGGTAGAACAGTCGATAAGCTAGCTGTCAGTTAGGACACGGAAGTCATGAAGTTTATCAGCAGTTTATCaggaaaacctttatttaaacaaggataaactatttaaaaactaTTATAAAACTTCGTCAATCCAGAAGgagatggattttgttttggtgagtgaaactgtttgtttttttcttttcgtctGGCTTTGCTGGAGTGGATTTTACAACAGGTGCAACTCCATTTCTATCTGCCATTTTGTTCACTTCGTACCCTTTTCTTAGCCTTTTCTTAGCCTCCTGTCATCATGGCAGATTGGCCCAGAGTGACCTGGAGTCTGAGATGAAAACACTGCACACAGCTGACAATAGCAGGAGTGGTTGTAAattcaccccgaaggtcagactgtgcaatgagctccatctcagactctacaggcctcagttagcaggctaaaggtcaaaggttaaagcctcttctctctgtcatctgaaggaaccacagGACCTCTGGGACAGGGTCCTTTGGACAGTTTGAgagtatttaaaatgtttttggttatattttgttaaaacttaGCTAAATATGACATGAATAAACATGCACAGATGGAGGAGCAGCTCAGGGATTCAGAAAAACTCAACCAACCTACGGAAAAATGgatgtggtttttggacctgattATATAAgagattgttttaatttatctcaTCAGGTTACTTGGACATCTGTacattgtctctaggtgtgaggaCCTCTGAGACGGACTGCTGACCTGTCCAAGGGGCACCTTGTATCAGCTGTAAGACCCACCCCAGAAACGGGACAGGACGAGGGACAGTACTGTTACAGGTCTTTAATGGAAAGGTCTTCTGCAGAGGTAATATTTACATCATTGTTTCTCATAATTCTTCATAATTCAATTGGTTCAGTATGACCACAGGAAGTTTCTCATCCAACCATATTTCATAATAAGGCCTAtttatctaaaaacaaactccaGGCAGAGAGATGACAAAGTCAGTTTATTACTTGGAGGAAGCGCCACGTGCACCCTGGTCGTGGGGCCGTCACTGTCAGAGCGGGAACAGCAGGAAGCCAGAAAACACGCTGAAGTTCCTGGAGTCATCGTATAGCCGATAGCTGGCTGGCAGACTGAGGCGGACCTGGTCTCCCCCGTCCAGCTGCAGGACCACGGCGTTGGACGTGGAGGCGTACCCTCCGTGGTCGTTCAGGTTCAGGTTGAAGATGACGGGCTGGTCGTTCCTGTACAGGTGCAGACCCATGTAACCCTTCAGGTAATCTGCAGCCGTGAAGCTGAAGAAGTAAAGTCCTCTGACAGGAGCTGTGAAGACACCTGAGGGACCAACACCAGCAGAGTTATCATTTCTGTCAACTGACACCAGGagaaaaaggtgttttaaaggTGTATTAATGTGATTATTGACGCTTTGGAACAGAACTGGTTCGGTTTTCACCACCTGCAGACTGGTTGTAGCCCTGGCCGATGTTGGTGATGGTTTTGGAGAAAATCAGAGTTGTTTCTTCATCAAAAGGACCGACTGACCCCGAATCAGTCAGACCGGCTGAAAACCCCACTTTAGGCTCATCTGAAAGACCCAACATGGACGTTTTGACTCACTGACTCCTCAGTGACGCATGAATGATGAAGCATGAATTTACCTCCGTCCTCTGCCTGCAGCTTGGTCATCGCAGCCTCCCTGACTTCAAGTCTGACCTGCAGCTCTAATCAGAAATGAAATGGACGTTTCAGGCTTCATGGTTTGTGAACTTCATGTCTTCAGGACGTTTCTGAGTTACCTTCAGTGTTTCTCTGAGCTGCAGTCAGTCTGTCTGAAACTGAAACCAGCTCAGCAGCTCtgactgaaaacatgcagataaaagaagaaacaaacgaGGCAGAAATGTTTGAATGATCACTAAATATCACTAAAGTCACCTGAGTTTTGTGTTGTCAgatcctccagctgctcctcagtCAGGTTCAGCCTCGCAGTCACAGCTGACAGCTCGGtttcacaaactgaaaacacatttctttttttctcaacacCAACATTTAAACGAGTAAAACACGAGTAAATCACCAAACTTCCTGGTTTTACCTGAGCCCTCTGTTTTCAGGTCTTCAAGCTGTTTCTCTGTGactctcagtctgtcctctagAACTAAAACGTTGAAtcataaagtttaatttaatgcCTTTAATCAGGATTAATGAAACTAAACTCATGTTGCTGAGAGCACCTGCCATGTGTGTCTCCAGCTGTGCCTCTGTGGATCTCAGTCTGACCTCCAAAACTAAATATGTAATCATAAAGGttgaaattaatgtttttatccagcattattgagctgaaactcaTAAGTTGATGACAGTACCTGCACTGTGGTTCTGAAGCTGGTCCAGCTGTGACTCTGTGGATCTCAGTCTGACCTCCACATCTGCTGAACAAACCTGCTTTTACTGACTTTAAATGTGAATTTCCTCCCCCGTCTAAATCAATGAGTGTTTCTTGAGCAGCCTAAATCCTCCAAGTGTTGAgtcattttcagacttttataAACACACCTCCCTGTTGGAGACCTAAAGGGTAAGAAGTTCAGAGGTTCACCTGCGCTTCTGTTGAGTCCGTCAGTCAGTCTGGACTCCATCGAGGACAGCTGATctgaaaatgacacaaacattaaacatcttTGAATTCTGAGAACATCCAGATGTTGGAACATCGTTTTccctccagctgcagtcagtctgtctgagactgagaccagctcagcagctctgactgaaaacacgcagagaaaaacaaacctttaagaaataaacaaggCAAACGTTGTGTTATAATCACCAAATATCAGAGGAATCACCTGAGCTTTGTGTTGTCAgatcctccagctgctcctcagtCCGGTTCAGCCTCGCAGTCACAGCTGACAGCTCGGtttcacaaactgaaaacattttatttactattaTTCATTTTCTAAACACCAACATGTTTCACAACATGGTCCAATGGTCCATTTGGTCCTGACCTCTGCAGCTGCGGCCTACCTCACCAGAACCTGCAGCTGTGGTCCAATTATGTGTTCACctgagttttcagttttctgttcttctAGTTGTTTCTCGCCGACCCTCAGTCTGACCTCCAGAGCTGAAAATGTAattgtaaaggtttaaattaatgttttcattgaACTCATAAGTTGATGACAGTACCTGCACTGCGGTTCTGAAGCTGGTCCAGCTGTGACTCTGTGGATCTCAGTCTGACCTCCACATCTGCTGAACAAACCTGCTTTTACTGatttactgtttcttttaaaggtgTTTAACTCACAGAAGCTCTGGAAGCATCATGTGTTAcctgtgtttactgtgttcagGTCTGCGAGGTGTTCCTCACTGGTTCTCAGTCGGCTCAGCAGCTCTGACCAGAAAACCAGACGTTGCTTTTAAACTTTCCTAAACGGTCTAATTTATCGTGAACATGATTGTTGAGGTCTTCCCTCAGGTGGATCTCACCTGTGTTGTGTGTTCTCAGCTCCTCCTGTTGTCTCCTGGTCTCCTCCAGTCGAGCTGTttcaagtcaaacaaacaaacaggaagtgagcgcGCCATCAGAGCTGAATAATCGGGTCATGTGACTGACGGGAGCGACCTGCAGCTGttctcagctcctccagctgcatcAAACTTTTCCTCACCTCAGAAACACAATCAGTCGGTTAATGATCGATAAATTAATGTTGACACGTCACTGATgtcatccaaccaaccatccaaccgtccatccatccatccaaccatccaaccaNNNNNNNNNNNNNNNNNNNNNNNNNNNNNNNNNNNNNNNNNNNNNNNNNNNNNNNNNNNNNNNNNNNNNNNNNNNNNNNNNNNNNNNNNNNNNNNNNNNNTTTTGGGAGAAAGAAAGCCTTCTAGCCTAAACATTTTGCGTATTTTATACCAAATTCGGACTGTCTGAATTATTAAAGGGTTATCAGTTTCGTTTTTAATAGTCTTATTATCCCACTTATAGAGAAAATCCATTGGCACTGAATGAGAGAAGAGGCTGAAAatgagttaaagctaaaatatgaacatgagccaaaagctaaaagcagcaaaactccagctgaaagctaaaaatagtgTAATCAGTCTGAATTAAAGCAGgtgtgctgaagtagattttaaagagaactgTTTCTGaagaattaaagagatctcagtgGATTTCTGCGAGGGAAATCTGGTAAACTGTAACGTTACAGCATCTGATTCCTTATCGAGCTGAACGTTTGACAGGAATGGTGAAGATGGCACAAAGAAGTGAGGATGATGACCTGcgctcttcctcctcagctgctccACGGTGCTCTCGCTCGCTCTCAGTCTCGTCTGCAGGAACGGCAGCTCTGCAGCTAAAGCTGAGGAAACACCAGCagataaaacagcagcaggagctttttctttctttcttttcttttctgctctcTGCTTCTGTGATTTGATTTCCTTGAATGAAGGTCCGAACGTGGTGATGACCACAAAGACTCACCggagttcttcttcttcaggtcCTCCACAGATCTCTCGCTGCTGTTCATTCTGGACTGAAGCTCCGAAACTTTGACTGACTGAGCTGTGAGACAAAACACAAGACAGGAACCCTgatgtggttctggttctggttctggaccgttctgtttgtcggacagatggcctcacatctgactccagaatcagcccaaaccatcagccctccaccaccgtgctgacagctgcagtgcattctgggtaaacatctgtcctctggtctggttcctTCTTAGacagaagaggctttaacctttgacctttgacctgctgactgaggcctgtagaggctctgagcactgcacggtctgaccttcggggtgaatttgttcatcagcagctcctgatcctCTGTGACTCTGTGGAATGTCCCGGTGAATAAACCCGTAGATCTGACTGTCTGATGGCCTCGGCTGTGACTCCATCAGCAGACGGTGGAAACCTTACCTTGGTTCTGAACTTCCAGCTCCTCCATCCTCCTCACACTGGAGCCGAGCTCCGCCAGCAGACTCGTCCTCAGCCCGTCCATCTGCTGGCTGACCTTCACCTGCAGCCCGTCCAGGTTCTGTCTCTGCCGCTCGGCCATCTCCTCTCCGTCCCTCAGCCAGCTCTCCATGCTCCGCAGGGCCTGGCGCTgtcccaccccctcccccctcagGCTCAGGACCAGATCCTTCAGGCCCCGCAGCTCGTCCCGCAGGACGGAGAGCTCGGTGGAAACATCTGCCCCAACCCCGGCGCCGTCACGTGTCGGAACGGAGGCCTGTGACCGACACCGGCTGACCGAGCTGCAGAGCATCAGCAGACAAAGAGCAGCAGACCTCATCCTGCCGTCGAGCTGCTGGAGCAGCGTTAATCCTGCAGAAAGCCTTTCAGCGTGGGGAGGTGGACGGGTGAGCACACGTTCTGCGTGTTCTGGACCCAAAACAGCCAAACAAGGAGGGATTTTCAAACTAAACCGAGGAGTCATTCAACCGGctaaaaagaaaacccagattttctgtgaaaagtcgagcagaacagaagctaaaatcagcaaaactgttgctaaaagctaaaaaaaaaggctaaaacagtagctacaagctaTTACTAAACCACagctaaaaacttaaattagcaaaatgtagctaaaagctaaaaggagcataataagacaaaaatagagccaagGAGATGTTGAAGAACGATAATTTTGAAGAAATAGAAGAGatcttaatttatttctgtggggagtttttttaaataaagttaaataatttaaaaaatataaaaatttataTCCTGGTTTGATGTCAGGAAGaaactttatgaaaacaaacagaaatcctgAGGAAGTCGTGGAACAGAAGAACCTGATTTGGCAACAAGAGCTGAAGGCTAAAgtcttaaacaaagatctcatggcTGACTGTCCTCTACTACCACCCCGAAGTTTCAGGAACGAGCAAACAAAGAGTGAAACTCTGAGTTCggtttaaagctgcagagcagaaacaaagcTGCATACCAAACATAACTGAGCTGTAATCTTCGGCTCATGTGTTGAACACAAAGCTTCTCAGAGGATCGGCGTGCTGCAGGGAAACGGATCCCCGCGGCGTGAGAACGACCCTTCAGCCCAAACAgtccaggaaaacagaaattaaaggtTGATTTGCTTCACAAGtcccagaaacaaacaataatccTCTGGACTTggataaagtttaattttccttcAGCCATGAGAGGATTTAAGGCGAGGCTTTTCTTCCAaacagtttaggttttacagcttttagAGCTGAAAAGCTCCAGTTTAACCTCAATTATCACAACTTAAACACAGGAAATGGCTGCAGCGCTGAAATGTAGTTTATATGTCTGAGTGGATGGGAAATAAAGACACGCTGGACGCTTGTCACACAAGAACTACTTTTAATAAACATCAGAAAAGTCATTTTAGTCAACAGCTCACATGCCAAAAGAAGAATTAGTGCTCAGTCTGTGCATTCAACaggtcataaaaataaaacttggacACTATCAGACAAAGatgacccccacccccaccccaccccccgccGCCGCGAAGTCTCGCCGAATCAACAGGAAATGGAGCCGAAAGGTTTCAGTACGactgtttaaaaacccaaagaagAACAGATTTGGACCTCACAGAAAGGTCCAAACTCCTAAAAGATAAACCCAACATGGAGTCTGTTTCtgctgacccctgacccctggaGTTGATCAGCGCTGGCCGGTGTACGCTCGGAACCAGGAGGTGACGGAGGCAGCAGCAGACGAAATCATCCCTCCAGGGTTACCGGAGGGCTGGGAGACCTGCAGTGCACTCTGGGAAAGATCCATGgactgcagagaaacagaacgAGGCTTTAATGGTGAGGTTATCTTACTGCTGCCATCAGATTCTGACTGCAACCCGGACCTGAGAGGGGATGTCACAGAACCGTGGACTGGGCACCGTCTCCCAGTCTGTCCCCAGGTCCGTCTCCTCGTCCGTCACCGCCTCATCCCCGCTGTCCTCCGTCGGCCCCGACGCCTCCGGTTCCACAAACTCCATCGACTCCTCCAGGTCAGCGCTCACCTCAAACGGACCGGTCCTGCACGCAGCAGATAAAACTGGACTAAAACCAGGTCCAGGTAAGTTGTTCACAGCTAACCTGCTGGTTAGTTTCAGGTTAACTACTTCAGAGTAAAATACTGCAGCTTGTTCCACACAGCCGGGCATAGACTGCTCTGACCCGTCCAATCAGAGGGACTCACACCttcagctgagtgtgtgtgtgtgtgtgcgtgtccaTCACTCTGCAGCCCtgatttaggttttatttttgtgattctTGGTGCAGCTGTCCTCTAACGAGCCATCAGGGCGTCACAGTTTCTCTACTCAGCCTGAGACAAACGTGGAGGCAGAGCTTAATCTCTGAACTCTGAGGATATTAAGAACATCTGCTGTCTGTAAACAGAAACCTGACTGAGTCACGGAGCTTTAACAAGAACAGCAGCAGGGTTCTCTCCTGCTCGGGGCTCCATGAACCCAAAGTTTCCTCCCAAAGACATCAACACTAAATCAGCCAGAAGGAACTCATGTTGACCTTCAGTTTCCCACGCTGTGGGAACACAAACCGGACTCACCTGCCCAGGTTGTCGTTGTCGGGCCCGATCAGAAACATGACGTTCCTCAGGGTGTGATGAGGGTGGAGCTTATCACTGTTCACATGCTGAAAACACATGCAGTCATAAAAGCAGTTAATACTTCAAACTGGACTTCTTCCCCACATTTTTCTAAATCAACagcgtttttattttattcaaaactacattttgtgaaaaatgCACAAAGGAGAAATTATGAAACAATCAGGAACAAGAATACGCTCATCAGGTAACTGTCAGAGTCATCAAAATCCAAAGCACAAATtcactttgacctttgacagTGAAATCATTAGgaatcatccttgacccatgacgTGGACATTTCTATATTAAAGGGTTTAGAGTTCGGACAGACggagaataaatattttatagataAAACTGTTGGAGGTCTTATCTTATGTGTtgtttgagaaaatgtttttgatttattccaTCAACTAGAACCTTTAAAGGGATGTTCTGTTTAGTAGTTGTTGGTAGTTGGTACCTTATGAACCGTGACATCAGTCTGGAGTCCAGTTTGGCCGAAcaagtgtctgtttttaaaacccaaacaccGGAGTGACAGAAACGTACGTCAGCTGAGATTAAACCTTTCAGCTCGTCTTCTGTATAAATGCTGACGGTGCTGAAACCGCTGTTTCATATGTTCAAACAGtcacctacagcaggtaagacactgcTGATGTACGTGAGCGCCTCCTACCTGTGAGAAGCAGAGGTGCAGGATGTTGGTGTTCAGTTTGCTCAGACATCTGGTGAAGCGGTACCGGCTCAGGTTCTCTCCGCAGAACTCGCTGAGGAGAACACAGATGGAGAACCTTCAGGTGTGATTCCGCAGGTGAGGCTGTGGGCGGGGCCAGGTGGGGCGGGGCGGGGCCTACCTGTTGCAGAGCTTCTTGGGCAGGTTGACGTCCAGGATGTGAGACAGGATGGTGACGAGCTGCGTGGCGTAGCAGAGGGCAGCACTGATGGTGTGAGCTGGGTTGATGTGGTCCAGTTCTGCAGGAACAGGACAGAGAAC is a window of Kryptolebias marmoratus isolate JLee-2015 linkage group LG10, ASM164957v2, whole genome shotgun sequence DNA encoding:
- the LOC108248711 gene encoding COP1-interactive protein 1-like (The sequence of the model RefSeq protein was modified relative to this genomic sequence to represent the inferred CDS: added 144 bases not found in genome assembly), whose protein sequence is MESWLRDGEEMAERQRQNLDGLQVKVSQQMDGLRTSLLAELGSSVRRMEELEVQNQAQSVKVSELQSRMNSSERSVEDLKKKNSALAAELPFLQTRLRASESTVEQLRRKSAVLSARLCNTESLLEDLRGQISEIQASNGSSGMIPDGGGLESRLKGNTEARLEETRRQQEELRTHNTELLSRLRTSEEHLADLNTVNTDVEVRLRSTESQLDQLQNRSAALEVRLRVGEKQLEEQKTENSVCETELSAVTARLNRTEEQLEDLTTQSSDQLSSMESRLTDGLNRSADVEVRLRSTESQLDQLQNHSAVLEVRLRSTEAQLETHMAVLEDRLRVTEKQLEDLKTEGSVCETELSAVTARLNLTEEQLEDLTTQNSVRAAELVSVSDRLTAAQRNTEELQVRLEVREAAMTKLQAEDGDEPKVGFSAGLTDSGSVGPFDEETTLIFSKTITNIGQGYNQSAGVFTAPVRGLYFFSFTAADYLKGYMGLHLYRNDQPVIFNLNLNDHGGYASTSNAVVLQLDGGDQVRLSLPASYRLYDDSRNFSVFSGFLLFPL